Within the Cyanobacteriota bacterium genome, the region CTTAGGTCGTCACCGGGTCAAACCCTAACGCTACCAGAGTTGTTTGCTAGTCTACAATCTGGCATTTGGACGGAACTATGGAGTAATCAGCAGCCCCTCAAGATCTCCAGTCTCCGTCGAGCGGCGCAGCGTCAGTATATGAACTTGTTAATCAATATGGTGTTGCGAACTAATTCCATAGAGACTGCCCGCACCTTCCCAGAGTTTATCATTGCTGTTCGTACAGATGCTGCTCCAGAGGATGCCCGTGCTCTAGCTTGGTATAACCTGCGCGAATTGCGCGATCGCATTGGCAGCACCCTCAATCGCCAGCGGGAAGAGATGGACTTAGCAACAAGGGCGCATTTACAGGAGTCATTTGATCGCATTTCTAAGGCCTTAGAGGCACCACTGCAATCGCAGTAACTCTCTTAGGGTACAGGCTCGTATACAGGCTCAGTGGGCGGGTGCCAGTGTTAGGTGCGGAATTCTCGCCATCATCTACTGGCAAACAGTTCCAAAACAGCTCTTGCGAACTACTACCATAAATATAGAAATGAACAAAGTCAATACCTTTGTATTAATTTCGGATCCAAACCTTGCAAGCTGTGGTTGCAAGTCAGTTCGTGTTCAGAGCTAATGTCGTAGGACAACAAAGGATAATAACCTGCTATGACGATTAAAGAAACCCCTCAACCATCCCGTTCCAGACAGATTGGTGGTATCTTGCTAGCTCTGTCTGGTGCATTTTTACTAATAAATCTGTTTTTGCCTGGGTTATTTGGCCCCAGCATTCCCCAGGTTCCCTACAGCCTGTTTGTGCATCAAGTACAGGAAGGAGAGGTGGCCAGAGCTGCCGTGGGACAAAACCAGATTCAATACCAGCTTAAGGGTCAAGGCGATCAGCCTGGTCAAGTGTTGGCAACGACCCCTATTTTTGACCTGAAATTGCCAGAGTTGCTGGAGGCGAATGGTGTAGAGTTTGCTGCAATTCCGCCCCCTAAAAATAATTGGTTCGGTAGCTTACTAAGTTGGGTGCTGCCACCACTGATTTTTGTTGCTATTTGGCAGTTCTTTGTAGGACGGGGCATTGGTGGTGCTGGTGGCGGACAGAGTGTTTTGTCGATCGGCAAGAGTCGTGCCAAGGTTTATGTGGAGGGTGAAACAGCCAAAGTTACCTTTGCTGATGTAGCTGGAGTCGAGGAAGCCAAGGCAGAACTCGTGGAGATCGTAGACTTTTTGAAAATGCCCGATCGGTTCACAGCGATCGGTGCTCGCATTCCCAAGGGCGTGTTGTTGGTTGGCCCTCCGGGTACTGGCAAAACTCTGTTGGCAAAGGCTGTAGCTGGAGAAGCGGGCGTTCCTTTCTTTAGCATCTCTGGTTCCGAGTTTATCGAGTTGTTTGTGGGGGTAGGGTCATCCCGCGTGCGCGACCTGTTTGAACAGGCTAAGAAGCAGGCTCCTTGCATCGTGTTTATTGATGAGCTAGATGCAATCGGCAAATCACGGACAGCAGGTGGTTTCTACGGCGGTAATGACGAACGAGAGCAAACCCTTAACCAGTTGCTTACAGAAATGGATGGATTTTCCGCTGGGTCAGCGACAGTAATTGTGTTAGCTGCCACTAACCGTCCTGAAACACTGGATCCAGCTTTGTTACGTCCTGGTCGTTTCGATCGTCAGGTGCTTGTGGATCGTCCTGACTTGAATGGCCGCTTAGCTATTCTCAAAATCCATGCCCAAAAGGTGAAGTTAGGGGATGATGTGGATTTGAAGGCAATCGCCACCCGCACACCTGGTTTTGCTGGTGCAGACTTGGCTAATCTGGTGAATGAGGCAGCATTGTTAGCTGCTCGCAAAAACCGTAATACCGTCGCCCAGGAAGACTTTGGTGAGGCGATCGAGCGCATCGTAGCGGGTCTGGAGAAGAAGAGCCGGGTTTTAAGCGACAAAGAGAAGACGATCGTGGCCTATCACGAAGTAGGTCATGCCCTAGTGGGTGCTCTCATGCCTGGCAGTGGCAAGGTAGAAAAAATTTCAATCGTCCCCCGTGGCATGGCAGCCCTTGGCTACACGCTGCAACTGCCGACAGAAGATCGGTTTCTGTTAGATCAAAGTGAGCTTCAGGGTCAGATTGCTACTCTGCTGGGAGGCCGAGCGGCTGAGGAAATCGTCTTTGGTAGCATTACCACTGGAGCATCCAATGATTTACAACGGGCTACGGATTTGGCAGAGCGGATGGTGATGACCTATGGCATGAGCAAGGTGCTAGGGCCATTGGCCTATGAAAAGCAGCAATCGATGTTTCTAGCCAATGGTGCCCCTAATCCTCGCCGCGCTGTTAGCGAACAAACCGCTGAGGCGATCGACAAGGAAGTGAAAGAAATTGTTGAATCTGCCCATCAACAGGCACTGGCCATTCTCAGGCACAACCGTAGTCTGTTGGAAACAATCGCAAAACGCTTGCTAGAGATAGAAGTGATTGAAGGTACCGAGCTTCATGACCTGTTAGCTCAAGTGCAAGCAGTGCCCCAAGCCGCCTAGGGATGATTGCCTTGGAGCAGTGAAATGGCGAAGCGAGCTAGATAGTGCTACGTGCCGTGTCAGCCGTCTTCGCCACTGCTGAGGGCAGCACTGCTCTCTACATCCAAGTTCGCTTCAGGTAGATAAAGCCGATCCTCGCTGGCATCGTACTCAAACAATTCAGCATAACGTCCCCAGTCCACTGCCGTAGCAAACTGACGCTCGGCTTCATCGTGGGGAAAATGCTCATCCCAAAGGTCTAAGAAGAAATCTGCCCGCATAGAGCCGCTCTGTTTTTCTCGCAGGGTTTGCACAATGCTGTTTAGGACTGGAACATGACTCAAGACTTGCTGTCGAAAGAGATCTTTGCTCCGTAGAATGGTAG harbors:
- the ftsH4 gene encoding ATP-dependent zinc metalloprotease FtsH4 yields the protein MTIKETPQPSRSRQIGGILLALSGAFLLINLFLPGLFGPSIPQVPYSLFVHQVQEGEVARAAVGQNQIQYQLKGQGDQPGQVLATTPIFDLKLPELLEANGVEFAAIPPPKNNWFGSLLSWVLPPLIFVAIWQFFVGRGIGGAGGGQSVLSIGKSRAKVYVEGETAKVTFADVAGVEEAKAELVEIVDFLKMPDRFTAIGARIPKGVLLVGPPGTGKTLLAKAVAGEAGVPFFSISGSEFIELFVGVGSSRVRDLFEQAKKQAPCIVFIDELDAIGKSRTAGGFYGGNDEREQTLNQLLTEMDGFSAGSATVIVLAATNRPETLDPALLRPGRFDRQVLVDRPDLNGRLAILKIHAQKVKLGDDVDLKAIATRTPGFAGADLANLVNEAALLAARKNRNTVAQEDFGEAIERIVAGLEKKSRVLSDKEKTIVAYHEVGHALVGALMPGSGKVEKISIVPRGMAALGYTLQLPTEDRFLLDQSELQGQIATLLGGRAAEEIVFGSITTGASNDLQRATDLAERMVMTYGMSKVLGPLAYEKQQSMFLANGAPNPRRAVSEQTAEAIDKEVKEIVESAHQQALAILRHNRSLLETIAKRLLEIEVIEGTELHDLLAQVQAVPQAA
- a CDS encoding AAA-associated domain-containing protein, whose translation is DDIPRLADRLQLAVDDLLPILDAAVLLGFAEVSQGDVRLTEIGQDFATTTILRSKDLFRQQVLSHVPVLNSIVQTLREKQSGSMRADFFLDLWDEHFPHDEAERQFATAVDWGRYAELFEYDASEDRLYLPEANLDVESSAALSSGEDG